Within Desmodus rotundus isolate HL8 chromosome 6, HLdesRot8A.1, whole genome shotgun sequence, the genomic segment TCTCTTTCGTCTGTTACCAGTGCTGTTCCTCATTTTGTTAGCTAGAAAACAGATTCTCTGAATATGCAGCTTTGGTTTATGAAGACCTTGAAGCttcttttacttctctctcctctcccagatTACAGTTCCGCCTGCTGACGGCCCGAAGCGTGTCCCGGTGCCTCAGCAGTTCGCTTCGCAGCACCCTGTATCTGCAAACAGTGGCCAGGCGCAGCGGGTGCTGTGTCCTTCAAATTCCTCCCAGCGAGTTCCTCCGCAAGCACAAAAGCTCGTCTCCAGCCACAGACCGGTTCAGACCCTGAAGCAGAAGCAATCGCAGGCACCCAGTGCCCCTCGCCCCGTCTCCAAGCCACTGCATAATCCGCAGAAGACTGAGCAGCCCCAGCCAGCTGCCCCCGGTAAATCAGCTTTTGGAGACTCATTGGATAGTCAGCTTTCTagttgctttaagaaaaagaaaccaggtGTATAGACTTCTGTTTTGCATTGTGTAGAGCCCTGGCTTTTATGCTTCCGGTATATGATACACGATATGAGGCTGGGGACAGAGTGTGAGGTCAGGGTGAAGTCACAGTATCTCCTGTGGGCAGGCCTGTGCGAGGAATTCAGGCCCGGCTCCTAGCTTCATGGTCCCTTTGAGGAACCGAGAAGTCCCGGGGTTCAGTAGCCTGGAGGGAAGTCCGGGGGAGGAGGACGGGCTGAGTCAGGCAGGCCGAGGTCACGGTGCACTGTGTGAGCAGTGGGCTTCGTCCCTGCACCCTGGGAAGCTGCTCAAAGGTTTGTGAACAGAGGACAGACGCGCCTTGTGAGAGCTCACTGTGGGCGTGCGGGCTGAGTTGGAGCAGTGGTGCCGGGCGAGGCCGGCactgggtgggcagggtgggtgtTCGTGGTCACCGTTTACCCTCTGCACACAGTAGGCTCTGAGAGGAGAGCTTTCCTCACCCGCCTTGTCTCTCCCAGTCCCTGCAACCTCTCTGAAGGTAGGCAGAGTCGCTGACTCCCTTTCACAGGGAGGAGCTAGGCGCAAAGCCTTCACTTACTCCGAGACAGCCGGCGTGGGGAGGCAAGGGCTGCAGAGAACGGGCAGTAATCGCACACGGGCGCGGTGGGTCTGTTGATGGTGTAGTCTCACGGGAGGCAGCGAGCCCTGCGTCCGAATATCCGAGCGGACTGCTCTGCTGCTGTCAGGGTCGGAGGCGCCAGAAAAGAGGAGCCGCCCTGTGTGGACTCTGGCGGATGAAACGGCGACTGGAGTGCCCTGGTCTGCCCTTGGTTTGTCGCCCATTTTGCCAACTTGGTGGCTTCTGTTCCCCATATTCCCCCCACGAGGAATGCAGCTAGGGGGACGGTGGCCGGCTGAGGTGCAGCTGTACTTTGTTGGTCCTGTTCGTAGGTGGCATGTGGACAGTGGGCTGGCCCACCTGGTGGGGAAGAGGTGGCAAGGTGGGAGCTTGTCAGGGACAGGAGGACGTAGTCCTGCCATAGAAACGCCATTTGGAAACCGGGCTCTGAGGAGAATCTGCATAGTCTCGAGTCTTCAGGTCATTGGCAGGCCTAGCGTGCGACCTGTGCGTCTTTACTCTAGAACAGTCTGCAGGCGCCACAGGGCGGCAGCCGGGCAGGTCGCGGTGGTCTTTTTTCTCTAACGTGAACTAGAAATGGCCCAGATCTATAATTCTGGACGTGTCATTAATACTTTGGTGACCATTCTGTGATTCATTTGTACTCACAGGTTTTTAACTTACTCTGTATAGTTATTCtaaaaacaggtttttaaattattctgtgtAGGAAATAATTCTGAAAAGGAACTGGCATCAAAACTGAAAAACGAAGAATCGAAAAAGTAAGCATTTCTTATTTCTGAAGTTCTGTGCTGTCATTCTATCAGAATACATCATttaattacaaatttaatttGGGGGACTCTTTAAGAGATAAAGAactctatattttcattttaaaaatataaatttctaaccTTTTTCTAACCTGTATAAAAAACAGAGAAGGGATTTTAACGATGGATGTTTACTTAGGGActcttaagtttgttttttttcttcaactttaGACTAAAGCTCATGTGAGTCTGTTACAGAAGtgtgtaaaataaaagaagtgtCTACCCCCAGTACAGTTTGTATGTGTTTCTGTATGTTTTTCTGTTCATATACAGAAGCAcaagtttgtttaaaaatgagGTCGTGTTGCAGAGCCTTGTgaacatactatatgattctatGAAAACTTTGACAGTATTAATGGCATTATTGTGTTTTTGTGAGAAAGCCGGGCTGCGGGGTGTGCCCAGGTATTTCCTAAAGGCCTGCCGTCAGTCTCTGAAGTACTAGACCATAGAACGTGGCCGGAGGAGCCGGGAATGGGCCTGCACGTTTTCTGCGTTAGCTGCCTAGCAGAGACTTTCTGGGACTCTAATGGTTCTTCCCCCAGCTGCCTGTGGGATCCATCCCGCTTGCTCTACAGGAGGGGGTCTCACCCCCAAGAGGGTTGGCACCTCCAGGGCTGGAGGAGAGGAGGCTGTGGTTGGTTTGCCAGCGGCCCACGGGTAGTCTGAGGCCTTCGCCCCTTAAATGTACGCACCCTAGCCCTTGTGGTCTTCGGTGTCGGTAGTCGGTCTGTGCCTTCGGACACTCCCTTGAGTGTGTCGGCACTGGAAGTCCCGAGTTCTCCTCGTCACTCACGGAGCCAGTGGCTGGCcgggtggggagcagggtgttTAATATCTGTGGCGACTCATCAATGGTGACATTGGCTCGTTCTGGCAGAGGGTGTGTTCTGaatacaataaatacaaaattatttgtaGGGTGTGTCTACTAATTAATTGTTAGAAAAGATTGTGTTCTTGATCTTTAAAATGATCACATTTTTTCCTAGAAGGCAATGGGCTTTAGAAGATTTTGAAATCGGTCGCCCTCTGGGGAAAGGAAAGTTTGGAAATGTTTACTTGGcgagagaaaagcaaagcaagTTCATCCTGGCTCTGAAAGTCTTATTCAAGGCTCAGCTGGAGAAAGCAGGAGTCGAGCATCAGCTGAGAAGGGAAGTAGAAATACAGTCCCACCTCAGGTGAGACTTCAGGTGACCTTCCAAAGAGTGCGGCGCAGAACTTAAAGTTATTAAGATAAAtgattataaatttctttttaggaGGCCTGCTTCATAGTCCTGCAGAGTGATGAAATTTGtcacttttcaaagatttttctaGACTTAACCTGCTGTGGCCCTGAAAACTATTTTGAAGGTTTATGTTAATGGAGTGATTtacatgaatgattttttttcttcttttggtgcATCATGAGGGGAATGATACCTCTTAGCCTTAGCCTGAGCTGTGAGCAGAAGTTATGGGGAGCCTGCAGGTTGGCTTTGGTcagtgggtatttttttttttctttcagtgttttttcAAACAAACCAGTTGCTGAAAGTCGGCCTATGCCATGCCAGTTTCCTGGCTTGGCAGCCACCGGCTGGGGTTGAGACGGGCTGATGGTGTGGACAGGCTGTGCTCTCCGCCACCCGGAGTCCCCGGCAGCGCACACGGAGGGCCATTCTAGAAGACCGATTTTAAGTTCTGTCCCATGGCATTTGGTATCCAGCTACTGTGGGGATGCCGtgtctctttcttttaatttgaagGCAATTAATATTGAGCTGAGCTCTTTCCCCCTCATAATAAACACGGCCTGTAGGAAGGAAATCATGGTCTTAGATAAACCAAAGAGCTTGAGATGCACGTAAACTGATACGTGgatatgtgtatttttcttagaGTGGGTCTGTAGTGTCGGGTTCTGAGgctgggggccgggggtgggggtcctGTGAGCAGAACCAACTTTCAGCACTGGTTTCACGTGACGGTTGGTTTGGTGTTGAGCGCGTGTTCCGTGGTCGTGGGTCTGCTTTGAAGCCAGGTGTGAGGGTGGGCATCCTTTGTTGCAGGCACCCGAATATCCTCCGGCTGTATGGGTATTTCCACGATGCCACCAGAGTTTACCTCATTCTAGAGTACGCGCCCCTGGGAGCTGTCTACAGAGAGCTTCAGAAGCTGTCCAGGTTCGATGAGCAGAGAACTGCTACGGTGAGTGTTCGTCTGCTCCCCAGACCCGTCCCAGCCCTCTGCACCTGCTCCGCACCTTCTCCGAACGCGGGCACCTCGAACTGCAGTTGGGGGGCTCTTTCTGCAGTGGTGGCTTAATAGGGCCGAACGCTGGAAGGGGAAAGATCAATCACTGTACAGTATGTATAGATACAATCAGGTACCAGGTAGAATGCTGGGGCTGGTTTGTTTTCAGAGCAGTTTTTCTGTGGGAATGTATACCAATAGTTGCCTTTAAAAACAATTATCtgttgaagaaaaatgttttacagAATAATTGTGAAGTACAGACCTGTTTTCTTCTACTGATAATACACACTTAATATCTCCTATGAATAGCTTCCATTAGTCTAGTACATTCGTCATAACTAATGAACAAGTGTCGATGCATAACTGTTAACGGGAGTTCATTCTGTATTCAGATTTCCTTGGTTTTAGTTTTCTCTATGATCAGACTAGAGTCAAGGGGCTTTTGAGAGGAAGATCACAGAGGTAATAATATGCATTCCCATCCCATGTCAAGGGCACGCACTGCCTTGCCATGGTGGGCAGTGGCCTCGATTCCCTGGCCGAGGTTGTGGTTGTCACCCTTCCCCCGGTAGAgagctgctctctctccctcccacactgTGCTGCTTCAGAGGAAGTTATTCTGCACAGCCGCCCTTAAGGAGCGGGGTTGTTACGTCCCACCTCAGGTAGGGCAGAGTGCCTGCTTAAATCATTTTGGATCTTCTCCTTATGTACTTACTCAGTCACTTAATCAATACGGACTCAATATTCTCCACTTTGAGCTACAGCCCAGCACTGTTTTACTTTGTTGCTGGAGTTCCAGTTTTGCCCACTGGGAGCACTCTCACGTGGTCCCTGTGTTGTTTGACACCCCCCTTCCCAGTGGATGTGTGGTGGTGGCTTTTTATTTCTAGCTTCCTGACACTGCAAGATGCTCCAGTCTTGTCTTGCCTATGTCCTGCCCCTCCCTAAAATCGCCATTCCTCCAGAGAGCCCTGGTGCCGTTATGGGAAACATTACTAGGAACCAAGATCTGGCTGCTAGATGTGCTCATTGCTACCGGGTGTTTTTACTTCTCGGCGCTCAGCTGACAGAGAGAAAGCAAACATGTGCGTACTGATCTGTGTGTTTGCATGTATCTACCAGTAGTCCCACATTTACCCACCTGTATCTGTATTAAGCAAAGCACGAGCCCATTACCTTGCTATTCTGTAACCTCTCCTCCAACATTGGGAAACCTGGGTTCCACCACCTGCCACCCAGTTACACGGTTATTCGGTGCTTGTGTGCACGGATAGTGGTATCAGAATGGTTAACCGGTCACACCTGTGGGGAACAACTGGTACACGCGCATTCGAGATTCATCTGTGTCTTTTCAGGGGTTGATACagcccatttctttttattgatgaataatgTTTCATTGTATGGACGTCCTGTGGTTGACCCCTTCACCTGTGAAAGGCATCTTGGTTGCGACCGGTGTTTGGTGACTGTGAAGAGAGCTAACAACGTTTGCCTGTGGGTTTTTATGCTACATACGTGTTCAGATCtgttgggtaaatacctagaGGTGCGGTTAACTGTGGGCTTGTGTAGTCAGCGTACGTTCAGCTCTGGAAGACACCGGTCAGGTGGCTTCTAAAGTGGCTGCGCCACCTTTGTACTCGCACCAGTGAACGAGGCTCCCTGTCGTTCCTCATCCCCACCAGCAATTGGTGGTGTCACTTTTTGGAttgtagccattctaatgggtgtatAATGGTATCTCGTtgtttaatttgcaattctctaATGACATGAGATGTTGAGAATCCTCCGTGTGCTTATTGGCCGCCCCAGCATCTCTGGGGTGTGGGTTCAGATCGCTTGctcatttttgaattgtttcttcggTCGTCTTAATTGTTGAGCTTTACTTGTTCGTACATTTTAGATACAACTTCTTTAccacgtgtgtgtgtgacaaGCGTGTTCCCGTCTGTGgcttgccttcccttcccttatCTGGGGCTGTGGCAGGGCAGACGTTTTAAATCTTAAAGTCCAGGATGTTAGGTTTCTGTTTGGGGTCGTGTTTTCTTCCCCCCATGGGTTGTGCTTCTGTTTTATTTGAATGAAATTACTTGTTTGAAGAAGTTGAAGAGTCTTAATTTGGGCTGTTTTTTATTGACTTGGCAGACGAGGGGCGTGTCGAATGGTGGTTTCTTAGATTTGTTCCATCCCTTGGTGGAGATCTCTGGGTACTGTGCACACTGATTTTCTTTCTGGCCTTGATTTAAGTGGCATTAAATTCAGGCGGCTTTCCTGTTACGCCCTGAAATCGCAGCCCTGTTGGTGAGTGGCACTCTGGTCTGGTCTTGGCACTAAGGATGTGCCATTTTAATCTCGAACGACTTCTATGGGTAGAAATAGGTCTGTTTACTTGCTCTTACAGTGTTAGCTCACCAAATTAGTTCGTTATTTAGTTGGCAGTTAATGCTCCTGCTGCTCAGTTTTCTTCAGTCCAGATGGAGTTCACTGTGCTGGGAGCAGACAGGTATTGGAAGGAAAATCAAAGGCTAGTTCTTCTTAAGGTTCCGTGGTACTTAGCATGAATGTGTgcgcgcacccccccccccccgcccccgttttCCTTTTCTGATGAATTCAAATAAAACTAACTGTAGAGAAATAGTAAGGAGCTTTACCTGGACCCACGGTGtgctgtgggaggtgggaggacgTGGTGCCAGAGAGCTTTCTCAGAGCTGCTTGTCTTGAACTGAGCAGGAAAACTCGCCGCCTCCTGGCGTTCTGCTGCCATAGAAGAGTGTTCTGTcttcttcactttcagtttgttatGGTCTAAATTTTGGTCTCTGGCTTTtggctgagaaaatgaaaaacgtcCTTTCTGGCAATCATATTTGGTTTGTGCCCATTTGTTTAGTAAACCTTTTTTGGCGTGGCATACTGTTCGGTCCTGTCTAGCAATTACTTTTGGAAACAGCCTTCTCGAACTTTAGCCAGAGCTAAGTGTGTTCTTGCACTGTACGGAGAACAGTTCTCGTCTCTGTGGTAAAGCAAATGCGGGGCTCGCCTGGCTCTCTCCAGTCGCGATGGAAAGGACACTCACTGAGGGACCGGCTGGCTCGTGTACTTTCAAGCTAATGATTAGTTTACCTGGACTTTAACGTGCCGGTATACCTGCTTCCAGTTTCTCTTTATTGTTCAGGAATATTTTTCCCCTCTGATATTGTTAGTGTAAATGTTTAGCTTCAAACAATTCCTTCTGTTGTCAGTTGAGCTtggttttaaaaatgggaattgaCTGTCCTTGAGAGACttttttgaaattgtgtttttaaaaaattgtgtatgtcTGACTCCCTAATTTGTACTGATTGTTCAGTAGTGTCTTAATTGCTGGCGCATTAATTGTCAGGTGGGGTATAGTTGCAGcccatcagtgtttttcttgtcTTTCAATATCATACCTGCTGTGTCAGCAAATAAATAACCTCACACTGAGTAACTTGTACTTCATGCTGAACACTAATTTGgctccactgattttttttttttttttttgagtcatcAATTTGGTTTTAGCTTTTGCTTTAAAACCtacaaaacatgttaaaaatctATGCTGGGTTTTCTTTCAGAAGAGATGTCTGAAATTGTcacaaaatctaaaacacagatttttaatactttttttttgatAGTATATCACAGAGTTGGCAGATGCCCTGTCTTACTGCCATTCAAAGAGAGTAATTCACAGAGACATTAAGCCAGAGAATCTGCTCCTTGGATCAACTGGAGAACTTAAGATTGCAGATTTTGGGTGGTCCGTACATGCCCCGTCATCCAGGTACGTAACCGTAGAGGTGGGTTTCTGCGAGCCCCAGTGGCTGATCACAAGCTAGACCGCGAACGCCCGAGTGCAGGGCTGTGCAGTATCGGGGCAGGTTTACTGACAGAACGCTCCGGGGTAAGTTATGCCCCAGTGGTAAAATACTGTCAAGGACGTTTTTATTCTGCGACCACTTGGGCTGTTTATTGCATCCTAGGCCTGGTGTTAGACATGCTGAATGGGACAGGTAGGGTGTGACTAGTGTAGGCAGAGGAGAGGTGGAGGGTTACAGAGGGGCGTGACGCCCTGCGTGAGGCCCGGTGGGACAAGTTCCACGGCAGCACCTGCGAAGGCCCAGAGCGGAGAGCACAGTTCTGCCAGAACTTCAGCAACTAAACTGG encodes:
- the AURKA gene encoding aurora kinase A, with translation MDKSKENCISGMVKITVPPADGPKRVPVPQQFASQHPVSANSGQAQRVLCPSNSSQRVPPQAQKLVSSHRPVQTLKQKQSQAPSAPRPVSKPLHNPQKTEQPQPAAPGNNSEKELASKLKNEESKKRQWALEDFEIGRPLGKGKFGNVYLAREKQSKFILALKVLFKAQLEKAGVEHQLRREVEIQSHLRHPNILRLYGYFHDATRVYLILEYAPLGAVYRELQKLSRFDEQRTATYITELADALSYCHSKRVIHRDIKPENLLLGSTGELKIADFGWSVHAPSSRRTTLCGTLDYLPPEMIEGRMHDEKVDLWSLGVLCYEFLVGKPPFEASTYQETYKRISRVEFTFPDFVPEGARDLISRLLMHNPSQRPTLKEVLEHPWITAKSSKPPSSQRNKESAGKQS